The following coding sequences are from one Selenomonas sputigena ATCC 35185 window:
- the speD gene encoding adenosylmethionine decarboxylase, whose translation MEGKLKLYGFNNLTKSLSFNIYDICYAKSQREQQDYIKYIDSQYNSERLTKILMRVTEMIGAHVLSISKQDYDPQGASVTFLISEEDAAGHKKPLLNDEIVAHLDKSHVTVHTYPEFHPETSIATFRVDIDVATCGEITPLKTLDYLIGKFDSDIITMDYRVRGFTRDVTGKKLFMDDKMSSIQEYIKSETLATYDAMDINVYQANIFHTRMLIKEIELQNYLFNTDIYEIPPKTRLAISNSLRREMIEIYSGSNVF comes from the coding sequence TTGGAAGGAAAGCTGAAGTTATACGGGTTCAATAATCTGACGAAGTCTTTGAGCTTCAATATCTACGATATTTGCTACGCGAAATCGCAGCGTGAGCAGCAGGACTACATCAAATATATTGACTCGCAGTACAACTCAGAGCGCTTGACGAAGATCCTCATGCGCGTGACGGAGATGATCGGCGCACATGTCCTGAGCATCTCGAAGCAGGATTACGATCCGCAGGGCGCGAGCGTGACCTTCCTCATTTCGGAAGAGGATGCAGCGGGGCACAAGAAGCCGCTGCTGAATGACGAGATTGTCGCGCACCTTGACAAGAGCCATGTGACCGTGCATACGTATCCCGAGTTCCACCCCGAGACGAGCATTGCGACGTTCCGTGTCGACATCGACGTGGCGACGTGCGGCGAGATCACGCCTTTGAAGACGCTCGACTACCTCATCGGCAAGTTTGATTCGGATATCATCACGATGGATTACCGCGTGCGCGGCTTCACGCGCGATGTGACGGGAAAGAAGCTCTTTATGGACGACAAGATGTCGTCGATTCAGGAGTATATCAAGTCGGAGACCTTGGCGACGTACGATGCCATGGACATCAATGTCTATCAGGCGAATATTTTCCACACGCGCATGCTCATCAAGGAGATCGAGCTGCAGAATTACCTCTTCAATACGGATATTTACGAGATACCGCCGAAGACGCGGCTCGCGATCAGCAACAGTCTGCGGCGCGAGATGATTGAGATCTACAGCGGCAGCAATGTATTCTGA
- the htpG gene encoding molecular chaperone HtpG: MAKVQHEFQAETKQLLDLMIHSIYTNHEIFLRELISNASDALDKLHFAALTDSALREGDESAEIFLVPDEASHTLSISDNGIGMTEEEVVENIGTIAKSGTKAFLEQLQRTKEENGAVDEKELIGQFGVGFYSAFMVAEKVTILTRKAGEKQGIRWESTGDGTYSIEECDKEKHGTTIVITLAKEYYGAEAEENFLDKYKLEGLVKKYSDYVRYPIKMSFEIEETPKDEDGKPIEGAEKTKRTEVRTLNSMTPLWTKNKSDIKPEEYNEFLKNQFHEWEDPMEIFHTKAEGAVEYTALLFIPAHAPFNLYHTDFEPGVQLYSRHVFIMDKCKDLLPDYLRFMKGLVDSPDLSLNISRELLQQSRELKTIGRNLEKNILKTLERTLKNEREKYERFWAEFGKSLKIGIYNSIYSGENTADKLKDLLLFLSSKEGKLATLKEYVSRMPESQKEIYYATGADKATIEKLPQMELLREKGIEVLYLTDPVDEFTIETLREYEGKKFHSISRGDLDLDDAESQEAKKETEDIQKKNDDLLKDVKEALGDRVAEVKLTSRLKSSAVCLVADAMGPSLSMEHTFSEMDNPMFKARRILEINPHHEIFTRLQALHEAGKETEDFKDYCDLLYTQALIIEGILPENPVDFANKLAKLMAK; encoded by the coding sequence ATGGCAAAGGTACAGCATGAATTTCAGGCAGAAACAAAACAGCTTCTCGACTTGATGATTCATTCCATCTATACGAATCACGAGATCTTTTTGCGGGAGCTTATTTCAAACGCGTCGGATGCGCTCGACAAGCTGCATTTCGCCGCCTTGACGGACAGCGCTTTGCGAGAGGGCGATGAGAGTGCGGAGATTTTCCTCGTGCCGGATGAGGCGTCGCATACGCTTTCTATCTCGGACAACGGCATCGGCATGACGGAGGAGGAAGTCGTCGAGAACATCGGCACGATTGCGAAGTCGGGAACGAAGGCGTTCTTGGAGCAGCTGCAGCGTACGAAGGAAGAGAACGGAGCGGTTGACGAGAAGGAACTGATCGGTCAGTTCGGCGTGGGCTTCTACTCCGCCTTCATGGTCGCCGAGAAGGTCACGATCCTCACACGCAAGGCGGGCGAGAAGCAGGGCATACGCTGGGAATCGACGGGCGACGGCACCTACAGCATAGAAGAGTGCGACAAGGAGAAGCACGGCACGACGATCGTCATCACGCTCGCCAAGGAATACTACGGTGCGGAGGCTGAGGAGAACTTCCTCGACAAGTACAAGCTTGAAGGTCTCGTCAAGAAGTATTCGGACTATGTGCGCTACCCGATCAAGATGAGTTTCGAGATCGAGGAAACGCCGAAGGATGAAGACGGCAAACCCATCGAAGGCGCGGAGAAAACGAAGCGCACGGAGGTGCGCACGCTCAATTCCATGACGCCGCTCTGGACGAAGAACAAGAGCGATATCAAGCCTGAGGAATACAACGAGTTCTTGAAGAATCAATTCCACGAGTGGGAAGACCCGATGGAGATCTTCCACACGAAGGCGGAAGGCGCGGTCGAGTACACGGCGCTGCTCTTCATTCCCGCGCACGCGCCCTTCAACCTCTACCACACGGACTTTGAGCCGGGCGTGCAGCTTTACTCGCGCCACGTCTTCATCATGGACAAGTGCAAGGATCTCCTGCCCGATTACCTGCGCTTCATGAAGGGGCTCGTCGACTCGCCCGACCTCTCGCTCAACATCTCGCGCGAGCTTCTGCAGCAGAGCCGCGAACTCAAGACCATCGGCAGGAATCTTGAGAAGAACATCCTGAAGACGTTGGAGCGCACGCTGAAGAACGAGCGCGAGAAGTACGAGAGGTTCTGGGCGGAATTCGGCAAGTCGCTGAAGATCGGCATTTACAACAGCATCTACAGCGGCGAGAACACGGCCGACAAGCTCAAGGACTTGCTGCTCTTCCTCAGCTCGAAAGAAGGCAAGCTCGCAACGCTTAAGGAGTATGTCTCGCGCATGCCAGAGAGCCAGAAGGAAATCTACTATGCGACGGGCGCGGACAAGGCGACGATCGAGAAATTACCGCAGATGGAACTTCTGCGCGAAAAGGGCATCGAAGTCCTCTACCTGACCGATCCCGTCGACGAGTTCACGATTGAGACGCTGCGCGAGTATGAGGGCAAGAAGTTCCACTCGATCAGCCGCGGTGACTTGGATCTTGACGATGCCGAGTCGCAGGAGGCGAAGAAGGAGACGGAAGACATCCAAAAGAAGAACGACGATCTTCTGAAGGACGTCAAGGAAGCCTTGGGCGACCGCGTGGCGGAAGTCAAGCTGACCTCGCGTCTCAAGTCGAGCGCCGTCTGCCTCGTGGCGGACGCGATGGGCCCGAGCCTCTCGATGGAGCACACGTTCTCCGAGATGGACAACCCGATGTTCAAGGCGCGCCGCATCCTTGAGATCAACCCGCACCATGAGATTTTCACGCGCCTGCAGGCCTTGCACGAAGCAGGCAAGGAAACGGAGGACTTCAAGGACTACTGCGATCTTCTCTACACGCAGGCGCTGATCATCGAAGGCATCCTGCCCGAGAATCCCGTAGACTTTGCGAACAAGCTTGCGAAGCTTATGGCGAAGTGA
- a CDS encoding Rpn family recombination-promoting nuclease/putative transposase, whose translation MYRIKPWEDLTIQDDYMFKLIMGVKRICLNLLQGILRVEIKDIHYLETEKSMSARYQGKGVRMDVYVRDDANTVYNIEMQVCMLEGESLFKRTRYYQSMIDADLLAAGADYDDLNKTVIIFICPFDPFSKGRHIYTFRNLCVEDKKLELSDGAIKIFLNAKGTLNDVDEGVKAFLDYVNGIVCDNPLVKEIDEEIRRIKKENEERVSYMTFAMKMMEERKEGFREGERQGLAKGKAEGKAEGKAEGMALSIRSMMEKLNFSMEKAMDILQIPAAERAKYAALVKG comes from the coding sequence ATGTACCGCATCAAGCCGTGGGAAGACTTGACGATTCAAGATGATTACATGTTCAAACTCATCATGGGCGTCAAACGGATATGCCTGAACTTGCTGCAAGGAATTCTCCGTGTGGAAATCAAGGACATCCATTATCTGGAAACAGAAAAATCCATGAGCGCACGCTATCAAGGCAAGGGTGTTCGCATGGATGTCTATGTGCGCGACGATGCTAATACAGTATACAACATCGAAATGCAGGTTTGTATGCTTGAAGGGGAAAGTCTTTTCAAGCGTACGCGCTACTACCAGTCAATGATTGATGCCGATCTCTTGGCGGCAGGTGCGGACTATGACGACTTAAACAAAACCGTTATCATTTTTATCTGTCCTTTTGATCCTTTCAGCAAGGGGCGGCATATCTACACTTTTCGCAATCTATGCGTGGAGGATAAGAAGCTTGAGCTTTCTGACGGGGCAATAAAAATTTTCTTAAATGCTAAGGGTACGCTGAATGATGTGGATGAAGGAGTCAAAGCGTTTCTCGATTATGTGAACGGTATCGTATGCGACAATCCTCTTGTAAAGGAAATTGACGAGGAAATTCGGCGAATCAAGAAAGAGAACGAAGAGAGGGTGAGTTACATGACTTTCGCGATGAAAATGATGGAGGAAAGGAAAGAGGGTTTCAGGGAAGGGGAACGTCAGGGTCTTGCCAAGGGCAAGGCTGAAGGAAAAGCCGAAGGAAAAGCCGAAGGGATGGCGCTTTCTATTCGCAGCATGATGGAGAAATTGAACTTTTCCATGGAAAAGGCGATGGATATTCTGCAGATTCCTGCAGCGGAACGTGCCAAATACGCAGCGCTCGTCAAAGGGTGA
- the speE gene encoding polyamine aminopropyltransferase: MNLWFTEKHTKNAGFSIKVDRQIYSGRSDFQRIDIFESPEFGRFLTIDGYMMLTEKDEFIYHEMIVHVPMCVNPEAKRILVIGGGDGGTVRELLRYKSVERIDLVEIDEMVVEACREHLPQTAACLADSRIRFFFEDGLRFIRQPEDEYDLILVDSTDPFGPGEGLFTKEFYGNCFKALHEDGIMVNQHESPFYKDDAYAMQRAHKRIVESFPISRVYQAHIPTYPSGHWLFGFASKKRAPIEGVDWQRWKRLGIKTRYYNTKLHIGAFALPTYVEEMLRDVER, translated from the coding sequence ATGAATCTTTGGTTTACGGAGAAGCACACGAAGAATGCGGGCTTTTCCATCAAGGTCGATCGGCAGATCTACTCGGGCAGGAGCGACTTTCAGCGCATCGACATCTTCGAATCGCCGGAGTTCGGCCGCTTTCTGACAATCGACGGCTACATGATGCTGACGGAGAAGGACGAGTTCATCTACCATGAGATGATCGTGCATGTGCCGATGTGCGTCAATCCCGAGGCGAAGCGCATCCTCGTCATCGGCGGCGGCGACGGCGGCACGGTACGCGAGCTTCTGCGCTACAAAAGCGTCGAGCGCATCGACCTCGTGGAAATCGACGAGATGGTCGTCGAGGCATGCCGCGAGCACTTGCCGCAGACGGCGGCGTGTCTTGCAGATTCGCGCATTCGCTTCTTCTTCGAAGATGGACTGCGCTTCATTCGCCAGCCTGAGGACGAGTATGATTTGATCCTCGTGGATTCGACCGATCCTTTCGGGCCGGGCGAGGGGCTTTTTACGAAGGAGTTCTACGGTAACTGCTTCAAAGCTCTGCACGAGGACGGCATCATGGTCAATCAGCACGAAAGCCCGTTTTACAAGGACGACGCCTATGCCATGCAGCGTGCGCACAAGCGCATCGTCGAGTCGTTCCCCATTAGCCGCGTCTATCAGGCGCATATCCCGACGTATCCGTCGGGGCACTGGCTCTTCGGCTTCGCGTCGAAGAAGCGTGCGCCCATCGAGGGTGTTGATTGGCAGCGTTGGAAGCGGCTCGGCATCAAGACGCGCTACTACAATACGAAGCTGCATATCGGCGCTTTCGCCTTGCCGACCTATGTGGAGGAGATGCTGCGCGATGTTGAAAGATAA
- a CDS encoding CinA family protein, with amino-acid sequence MAEERESLEALVGRLLRECGRTIACAESCTGGLLTSRLTDVAGSSAYVMGAVVSYTNEVKASLVGVHEATLKAFGAVSEETAREMAEGVRRAIPANIGVGITGIAGPGGATAEKPVGLVYIAVAAEHMTHAVRHVFSGSRAEVKRQSTEVALAMVRDLLLDVPH; translated from the coding sequence ATGGCCGAGGAAAGGGAGTCGTTGGAGGCGCTTGTCGGACGACTGCTGCGTGAGTGCGGCAGGACGATCGCCTGCGCCGAGTCGTGTACGGGCGGTCTTCTGACGAGCCGCCTGACCGATGTCGCGGGAAGTTCCGCCTATGTCATGGGAGCTGTCGTATCTTATACGAACGAGGTCAAGGCCTCGCTCGTCGGCGTGCACGAGGCGACGCTCAAGGCGTTCGGTGCCGTGTCCGAGGAGACGGCACGAGAGATGGCGGAGGGCGTGCGCCGTGCGATTCCCGCCAATATCGGCGTTGGTATCACGGGCATCGCGGGGCCGGGCGGCGCGACGGCAGAGAAGCCCGTGGGGCTTGTCTATATCGCTGTCGCCGCTGAACACATGACGCACGCAGTGCGTCATGTGTTCAGCGGCTCGCGTGCAGAGGTCAAGCGTCAGTCGACAGAAGTTGCGCTCGCCATGGTGCGAGATCTGCTTCTAGACGTTCCGCATTGA
- the rimO gene encoding 30S ribosomal protein S12 methylthiotransferase RimO, producing the protein MKAGFISLGCAKNLVDTEVMLGILQDNGIELTPDPAEAEIIIVNTCAFIQSAKEESITTVLNMAEYKETGCCRSLIIAGCLGERYHQELLDDMPEADAIIGTGAWNRIMEAVRETLAGNRIVLAGENEIVYDAKTPRILTTPAYSAYVKIAEGCDHRCAFCAIPLIRGRFRSRSMDDIKREVTRLAAEGVREIILVAQDSTYYGKDIYGEPSLARLLQELVKIEKVEWMRVLYCYPKNFTDELITTIAQEPKICKYVDLPLQHAHNSILKSMRRPDTQEEVVTLLKKIRARIPNVAVRSTFIVGFPGETDAQYQTLRRFLIEQRFEKVGIFTYSQEEDTPAASMMRQVPEDVVQERYHDLMSVQCKISEELNQGLEGKELDVLVEGRDEEQPNLAFGRSYREAPGVDGQIFIEGDAVSRPGDIVRVRIVQGFTYDAVGELVE; encoded by the coding sequence TTGAAAGCAGGATTCATCAGCCTCGGCTGCGCCAAGAATCTCGTCGATACGGAAGTCATGCTCGGTATCTTGCAGGACAACGGCATCGAGCTTACGCCCGATCCGGCAGAAGCGGAGATCATCATCGTTAATACATGCGCTTTCATCCAGTCGGCGAAGGAGGAATCCATTACGACGGTGCTCAATATGGCGGAGTACAAGGAAACGGGCTGCTGTCGTTCGCTCATCATCGCAGGCTGTCTCGGGGAACGCTATCATCAGGAGCTTTTGGACGACATGCCCGAGGCCGATGCCATCATTGGCACGGGCGCATGGAACCGCATCATGGAGGCGGTGCGTGAGACTCTGGCGGGCAACCGCATCGTCTTGGCAGGAGAGAATGAGATTGTTTACGATGCGAAGACGCCGCGCATTTTGACGACGCCTGCTTACTCCGCTTACGTGAAGATCGCCGAGGGCTGCGACCATCGCTGCGCCTTCTGCGCTATTCCGCTGATTCGCGGACGCTTTCGCAGCCGATCGATGGACGATATCAAGCGCGAGGTCACACGCCTTGCCGCCGAGGGCGTGCGGGAGATCATACTCGTCGCGCAGGATTCGACGTATTACGGCAAGGACATCTACGGCGAGCCGTCCTTGGCGCGTCTCTTGCAGGAGCTTGTGAAAATCGAGAAGGTCGAGTGGATGCGTGTGCTCTACTGCTATCCGAAGAATTTCACCGATGAACTCATCACGACGATTGCGCAGGAGCCGAAGATATGCAAGTACGTCGACTTGCCGCTGCAGCATGCGCACAATTCGATCCTGAAGTCGATGCGTCGCCCCGATACGCAGGAGGAGGTTGTGACGCTTCTCAAGAAGATTCGCGCGCGCATACCGAACGTCGCTGTTCGCTCTACCTTCATCGTGGGATTTCCTGGCGAGACGGATGCGCAGTACCAGACGCTGCGCCGCTTCCTCATCGAGCAGCGCTTTGAGAAAGTGGGGATCTTCACCTATTCGCAGGAGGAGGATACGCCTGCCGCTTCCATGATGCGCCAAGTGCCCGAGGATGTCGTGCAGGAGCGTTACCATGATCTCATGAGCGTGCAGTGTAAGATTTCGGAGGAACTGAACCAAGGGCTTGAGGGCAAGGAGCTTGACGTGCTCGTCGAAGGCCGCGACGAGGAGCAGCCGAATCTTGCCTTTGGGCGCTCCTATCGCGAAGCGCCGGGCGTCGATGGGCAGATCTTCATCGAAGGCGATGCGGTGAGCCGGCCGGGCGACATCGTGCGTGTGCGCATTGTGCAGGGCTTCACCTACGATGCGGTCGGTGAGCTTGTCGAGTGA
- a CDS encoding aminotransferase class I/II-fold pyridoxal phosphate-dependent enzyme, with product MEAFDYYTQDRAPVLEALERFKSRRVVPFDVPGHKRGRGNAELVDFLGEKCLSVDVNSMKMLDNLCHPVSVIREAEDLAARAFGAAHAFFMVGGTTSSVQTMILTAAKRGEKIILPRNVHRSVINAMILSGAVPVYVNPQMDRRLGIALGMRLADVERAIEENPDARAIFVNNPTYYGICSNIRAIADLAHAHGMLLLADEAHGTHFYFHDHLPVSAMAAGADMASVSMHKSGGSLTQSSLLLIGERVHEGYVHQIINLTQTTSASYLLMVSLDISRRNLAIRGRETIDKVIRHVEYARSEINAIGDYYAYAKELADGDAVFDFDVTKLSIFTRSLGLAGIEVYDLLRDEYDIQTEFGDMANLLAYVSIGDRPKDIERLVSALAEIRRNYKKPPKNMLEVEYISPKIVCGPQEAFYAEKEALPIAETAGRVAGEFVMCYPPGIPILAPGELVTADILDYIRYAKKKGCSLTGPEDMEIRRLNVMKET from the coding sequence TTGGAAGCATTCGACTACTATACGCAGGACAGGGCGCCTGTTCTTGAAGCTCTGGAGCGCTTCAAGAGCAGGCGCGTCGTGCCTTTTGACGTGCCGGGGCACAAGCGCGGACGCGGCAACGCGGAGCTTGTGGACTTTCTTGGCGAGAAGTGCCTTTCCGTCGACGTCAATTCGATGAAAATGCTCGACAACCTTTGCCATCCCGTATCGGTGATTCGCGAAGCGGAGGATTTGGCGGCGCGGGCTTTCGGCGCGGCGCATGCCTTCTTCATGGTCGGCGGCACGACGAGTTCGGTGCAGACGATGATTCTGACGGCGGCGAAGCGCGGCGAGAAGATCATCTTGCCGCGCAATGTGCATCGAAGCGTCATCAACGCGATGATCCTCTCGGGCGCTGTTCCTGTCTATGTGAATCCACAGATGGATCGGCGGCTCGGCATCGCGCTCGGCATGAGGCTCGCCGATGTCGAGCGTGCGATCGAGGAGAATCCGGACGCGAGGGCGATCTTCGTCAACAATCCGACGTATTACGGGATATGCTCGAACATCCGCGCCATCGCCGATCTCGCTCATGCGCACGGCATGCTGCTCCTCGCCGATGAGGCGCACGGCACACACTTTTACTTCCACGATCATTTGCCCGTTTCCGCCATGGCGGCGGGGGCGGACATGGCGTCGGTGAGCATGCACAAGTCGGGCGGCTCTCTGACGCAAAGCTCGCTCCTTTTGATCGGTGAGCGCGTGCACGAGGGCTATGTGCATCAGATCATCAACCTCACGCAGACGACGAGTGCGTCGTACCTTCTCATGGTAAGCCTCGATATCTCGCGGCGTAACCTTGCGATTCGTGGGCGCGAGACGATCGATAAGGTCATCCGTCACGTCGAATATGCGCGTTCTGAGATCAACGCCATCGGCGATTACTATGCCTATGCGAAGGAACTTGCCGACGGCGACGCCGTCTTCGATTTCGATGTCACGAAACTTTCGATCTTCACGCGCTCTCTGGGGCTTGCGGGCATTGAAGTCTACGACCTCCTGCGTGACGAGTACGATATTCAGACGGAGTTCGGCGATATGGCGAACCTCCTCGCTTACGTCTCAATCGGCGATCGCCCCAAGGACATTGAGCGTCTCGTATCCGCGCTTGCCGAAATTCGCCGCAACTATAAGAAGCCGCCGAAAAATATGCTGGAGGTCGAGTACATCAGCCCGAAGATCGTCTGCGGCCCGCAGGAAGCGTTCTACGCTGAGAAGGAGGCGCTTCCCATCGCCGAGACGGCAGGGCGCGTCGCGGGCGAGTTCGTCATGTGCTATCCGCCGGGCATTCCAATCCTCGCACCGGGCGAGCTTGTGACGGCGGACATCCTCGATTATATCCGCTACGCGAAGAAGAAGGGCTGCTCGCTGACGGGGCCTGAGGATATGGAGATCCGGCGGCTCAACGTGATGAAGGAGACTTAG